From the Desulfovibrio sp. TomC genome, one window contains:
- a CDS encoding NAD(P)H-dependent oxidoreductase — protein MAISVILAHPDPGSFNHALARAACDALAGLGCTVCFHDLYGEGFDPRLPAAELGRNARLDPVLARHCDEAAAAHGFVIVHPNWWGMPPAVLTGWVDRVLRPGVAYEFIDGDGGEGVPRGLLAAKAAVILNTSNTAAERETRVFGDPLERIWKDCIFDLCGVSDVRRRMFETMVTSTPALRQDWLNEAAALVAQTFGPAA, from the coding sequence GTGGCTATAAGCGTCATCCTGGCTCATCCCGACCCCGGGAGCTTCAACCATGCCCTGGCCCGGGCCGCCTGCGACGCCCTGGCCGGCCTTGGCTGCACCGTGTGCTTCCACGACCTCTACGGCGAAGGCTTCGATCCCAGGCTCCCGGCCGCGGAACTTGGCCGCAACGCGCGCCTGGACCCCGTCCTGGCCCGGCACTGCGATGAGGCCGCCGCCGCCCACGGCTTTGTCATCGTCCACCCCAACTGGTGGGGGATGCCGCCGGCCGTGCTGACCGGCTGGGTGGACCGGGTGCTGCGCCCGGGCGTGGCCTACGAGTTTATTGACGGCGACGGCGGCGAGGGTGTGCCGCGAGGACTGCTGGCCGCCAAGGCCGCCGTCATCCTCAACACCTCCAATACCGCTGCCGAGCGCGAAACGCGCGTTTTCGGCGACCCCTTGGAGCGTATCTGGAAAGACTGCATTTTTGATCTGTGCGGCGTGTCCGACGTGCGGCGCCGCATGTTTGAAACCATGGTCACCAGCACCCCGGCCCTGCGCCAGGACTGGCTCAATGAAGCGGCTGCCCTGGTC
- a CDS encoding helix-turn-helix domain-containing protein produces the protein MAIIVNLDVMLARRKVSSKELAEAVGITAQNLSILKTGKAKAIRFTTLEAICAFLACQPGDILEYRPDGDSPATQGD, from the coding sequence ATGGCGATCATTGTCAATCTCGACGTCATGTTGGCCCGGCGCAAGGTCAGCTCCAAGGAGCTGGCCGAGGCCGTCGGCATCACCGCCCAGAATCTGTCCATCCTCAAAACCGGCAAGGCCAAGGCCATCCGCTTCACCACCCTGGAAGCCATTTGCGCCTTTCTGGCCTGTCAGCCCGGCGACATCCTGGAATATCGCCCGGACGGCGATTCGCCGGCAACCCAAGGAGACTGA
- a CDS encoding DUF2975 domain-containing protein: METVNNLDNIRRQGWLLETASLAAALSVVPLTALYWAFFNSLPDDMTRQAAALAVQPELPGWVRLLCFVAAMVPGAALLVVLLRLRRLFALYKEGSIFSLANVLAFRSVARALLAWAVCSILFTPLFSLAVTAANPPGRHMISLGVGSTEVVLVFLAILALVIGRVMDEARRLDEDAALTV, encoded by the coding sequence ATGGAAACCGTGAATAATCTTGACAACATCCGTCGTCAGGGCTGGCTGCTTGAAACCGCTTCCCTCGCCGCCGCCCTGTCCGTCGTGCCGCTGACCGCCCTGTACTGGGCCTTCTTCAACAGTCTGCCCGACGACATGACCCGGCAGGCCGCGGCCCTGGCCGTTCAGCCCGAGTTGCCGGGGTGGGTGCGCCTGCTGTGCTTTGTCGCCGCCATGGTCCCGGGCGCAGCGCTTCTGGTCGTGCTCTTGCGCCTACGCCGGCTTTTCGCCCTTTACAAAGAGGGCAGCATCTTTTCCCTGGCCAACGTGCTGGCCTTTCGCAGCGTCGCCCGGGCGCTTTTGGCCTGGGCTGTGTGTTCAATCCTGTTTACGCCGCTTTTCTCCCTGGCCGTCACGGCAGCCAATCCGCCGGGCCGCCACATGATCAGCCTGGGTGTTGGGAGTACCGAAGTGGTACTGGTCTTTTTGGCGATCCTCGCTCTGGTTATCGGCCGGGTCATGGACGAAGCCAGACGTCTGGACGAAGACGCGGCTTTGACAGTATAG